One Acropora palmata chromosome 2, jaAcrPala1.3, whole genome shotgun sequence genomic window carries:
- the LOC141874373 gene encoding erlin-2-B-like — MVAAIVSAVLLALVGVMLNFSIHKIDEGHVGVYYRGGALLSSTSGPGYHNMIPFLTSFRSVQTTLQTDEVKNVPCGTSGGVVIYFDRIEVVNILEASSVFDIVRNYTADYDKALIFNKIHHELNQFCSAHTLQEVYIDHFDQIDENLRTALQQDLLLMAPGLRVQAVRVTKPKIPESIRRNYESMEGEKTKLLIAQQKQKVVEKEAETERKKAVIEAEKAAQVSKIQFGQKIMEKESLKKMSEIEDHVHLARMKARADAEYYTAMKLAEANKLKLTPQYLEQMKFNAISSNAKIFFGPSIPSMFMDSKVFASKYASADSSAKDQPSEEKTLFADE, encoded by the exons GTCATGTTGGAGTTTATTATCGG GGTGGTGCTTTGCTCTCATCCACCAGTGGACCTGGCTACCACAATATGATTCCATTTCTGACTAGTTTTCGCTCAGTTCAAACAACTTTACAAACTGATGAAGTTAAAAACGTACCTTGTGGAACGAG TGGCGGAGTTGTCATTTACTTTGATCGCATTGAAGTAGTTAATATCCTTGAAGCTTCATCAG TGTTTGACATAGTAAGGAATTACACAGCAGACTATGATAAGGCActgattttcaacaaaatacacCATGAATTGAATCAG ttttgtagtGCACATACTCTTCAGGAAGTTTACATTGATCACTTCG ACCAAATTGATGAAAATTTACGTACAGCCTTACAACAAGATTTGCTGTTGATGGCTCCTGGTTTGAGAGTTCAG GCTGTGCGTGTCACCAAGCCAAAGATACCAGAGAGTATTCGGCGTAACTATGAATCAAT GGAGGGAGAAAAGACCAAGCTATTGATCGCACAACAGAAGCAGAAGGTGGTTGAGAAAGAGGCAGAGACTGAACGGAAGAAAGCTGTAATTG AGGCTGAAAAAGCTGCCCAGGTGTCAAAGATTCAATTTGGTCAGAAAATTATGGAGAAAGAAAGTCTGAAAAAGATGTCGGAGATTGAAG ATCATGTTCATTTGGCCCGCATGAAAGCAAGAGCTGATGCTGAGTACTACACTGCTATGAAACTTGCGGAAGCCAACAAG CTAAAACTGACGCCACAATACTTggaacaaatgaaattcaacgCCATTTCGTCAAACGCGAAGATCTTTTTTGGTCCAAGCATCCCCAGTATGTTCATGGACAGCAAGGTTTTTGCCAGTAAATATGCAAGTGCTGATTCTTCAGCCAAAGATCAACCAAGCGAG GAAAAAACCTTATTTGCAGACGAATAA